One window of Lacerta agilis isolate rLacAgi1 chromosome 14, rLacAgi1.pri, whole genome shotgun sequence genomic DNA carries:
- the NBR1 gene encoding next to BRCA1 gene 1 protein isoform X1: MDPQVNLSVTFQGDTQSFLVSDSSNTTWADVEAMVKVSFELNDIQIKYLDEDQDEVSVNTAEEYEEALKIAVKQGNRLQMNVYQISAPLGMPSQQAPEKAEKTQSPRDGRKPLAHYSMLARTLAQDRDTGREDERRQSPQSEQHPSEAPPEWFTSYLERFREQVVQETVEMLEQKLSEKLLLSGQLPSSLSSTTPHTPASPSVQGNPFDWLLSCSNCQASIVGIRYQCSVCPSYSICESCETGTYAHDPNHVLLKLRKPVLCISETYNLGQFAPRFATLEQARLQKQMDKRFLKAEKQRLRAEKKQRKAEVRELKKQLKLHRKIHLWNSVHALENAGLTAAKSESLQPNTLLPLQGCPVIVPTLSAAFVDENLPDGTRLQPRTTFIKHWRMRNTGNMEWSSDTKLKFMWGNLTLVSLDKKDVLVPSLLPGQEGVVSVEFVAPPVEGTYTSHWRLSHRGEQFGPRIWCSIVVDPSSNADCPENSKLVSTFFQKGSSHCKKEERPSKFKGQTLQTADGATTGGVAGRAAPPKLKSILSAREFYIPSVDLLTAQDLLSFELLDINIVQELEQVPHNAPGDAQAGKGKAENPANSEEGEEDMSGTQFVCETVIRSLTLDAAPDHRPPQRKESLQSSLQALHDNAHCSPNKDPVRIENVPSPTPQEPESKNQGMEVAQEPEFEELLLQDGGESSDGETEDDAKDEVCSQASSTSSEDYIIILPECFDTSRPLGESMYSSALSQPSLEKVAEASASTAGENQPSTHSINDMLTTSQTLDEVPLTPQILEPPPARSLAPPQNQNSSSQETSVPSGEDASWWVPDQTREVVQGADVAEALPAGNVNSTPTCPEFSSRHTHGNSLAGDLVKGALSVAASAYKALFAGPPTVEQVLPVATEDQMNPFLANLSEMGFCDRHLNLRLLRKHNCDMSQVVTELLQLSHSDWYENQY; this comes from the exons AGGAATACGAAGAAGCTCTTAAG ATTGCAGTGAAACAAGGCAATCGGCTACAGATGAATGTTTATCAAATAAGCGCTCCTCTGGGCATGCCTTCACAGCAAGCCCCCGAGAAGGCTGAGAAAACCCAGAGTCCCAGAGATGGGAGGAAGCCCCTTGCCCACTATTCCATGCTTGCTCGGACCTTGGCTCAGGACAGAGATACTGGAAGAGAGGATGAGAGGAGACAG tcTCCCCAGAGCGAGCAGCATCCCAGTGAGGCCCCTCCTGAGTGGTTCACCAGCTATTTGGAAAGG TTCCGGGAGCAAGTGGTTCAAGAGACTGTAGAAATGCTTGAACAGAAGCTGAGCGAGAAGCTCCTCCTTTCTGGCCAGCTCCCCAGCTCCTTGAGCAgcaccacaccccacacccctgcGAGCCCCTCTGTGCAAGGAAACCCCTTTGACTGGCTTCTCTCCTGCAGTAACTGTCAGGCCTCCATCGTGGGTATTCGCTACCAGTGCAG TGTGTGCCCATCCTATAGCATCTGTGAATCATGTGAAACAGGGACGTATGCCCATGACCCTAACCATGTACTTTTGAAGCTGCGGAAGCCAGTATTGTGTATCTCAGAGACGTATAATCTTGGGCAGTTTGCTCCTCGCTTCGCCACTCTGGAACAAGCCAG GCTTCAGAAACAGATGGACAAGCGCTTTCTGAAGGCGGAGAAGCAGCGCTTGCGAGCAGAGAAGAAGCAACGCAAAGCTGAGGTGCGGGAACTCAAGAAGCAGCTGAAGCTGCACCGGAAGATCCATCTGTGGAACTCTGTCCATGCTCTGGAAAATGCTGGCTTGACAGCTGCCAAATCGGAGAGCCTGCAGCCCAATACACTTCT TCCTCTCCAGGGCTGCCCAGTCATTGTCCCAACGCTGAGTGCTGCCTTTGTGGATGAGAATCTTCCTGACGGAACTCGCCTGCAGCCAAGGACGACCTTCATCAAACATTGGCGCATGAGGAACACTGGCAACATGGAGTGGAGCTCTGACACTAAG CTGAAATTCATGTGGGGGAACTTAACTCTGGTGTCCTTGGACAAGAAGGatgtccttgtgccctccctgcTGCCTGGGCAAGAGGGTGTTGTCTCTGTGGAGTTTGTAGCTCCTCCAGTGGAAGGAACCTACACATCTCATTGGCGGTTATCGCACAGAGGGGAGCAGTTTGGGCCCAGGATCTGGTGCAGCATTGTTGTAGACCCCTCCTCCAACGCAGACTGCCCAGAGAATAGCAAACTGGTGTCCACTTTCTTCCAGAAGGGCAGTTCCCATTGTAAGAAAGAG GAAAGACCCTCAAAGTTCAAGGGACAAACTCTGCAAACTGCTGATGGTGCCACAACGGGAGGTGTGGCCGGCCGGGCTGCTCCACCAAAGCTGAAGAGCATCCTCAGTGCTAGAGAGTTCTACATCCCATCAGTTGACCTGCTCACAGCTCAG GATCTGCTCTCCTTTGAACTGCTGGACATTAACATAGTGCAGGAACTGGAGCAGGTTCCACACAACGCTCCTGGAG ATGCCCAGGCAGGGAAAGGGAAGGCTGAGAATCCAGCTAActcagaggaaggagaggaagacatGAGTGGGACCCAGTTTGTTTGTGAAACGGTAATTCGTTCTCTCACCTTGGATGCTGCACCTGACCACAGGCCCCCACAGAGGAAGGAATCGTTGCAGA GTTCTCTACAAGCACTACATGACAATGCCCACTGCAGCCCAAACAAGGACCCCGTTAGGATAGAAAATGTTCCTTCTCCAACACCACAGGAACCAGAGTCCAAGAATCAAGGCATGGAGGTGGCCCAAGAACCTGAGTTTG AGGAACTCCTGCTGCAAGACGGGGGGGAATCGAGTGATGGAGAGACCGAGGATGATGCCAAGGATGAAGTCTGTAGCCAAGCATCCTCTACCTCCTCTGAAGATTACATCATCATCCTCCCAGAGTGTTTTGACACCAGCCGCCCTCTGGGCGAGTCTATGTACAgttctgctctctctcagcccaGCTTGGAAAAAGTGGCCGAGGCCTCGGCAAGTACTGCGGGAGAGAACCAACCCTCAACTCATAGTATCAACGACATGCTAACCACCTCACAGACACTGGATGAGGTGCCTCTGACCCCTCAGATCCTGGAACCACCGCCTGCAAG ATCTCTGGCCCCTCCCCAAAACCAAAACAGCAGCTCCCAAGAAACAAGTGTTCCCAGTGGAGAGGACGCCTCTTGGTGGGTTCCAGACCAAACCAGAGAAG TGGTCCAAGGAGCAGATGTTGCTGAAGCTCTGCCTGCAGGGAATGTAAATAGCACACCAACATGTCCAGAATTCTCCAG CAGGCACACCCATGGGAACAGCCTTGCCGGAGACCTTGTGAAAGGGGCCTTGTCAGTGGCTGCCTCTGCTTACAAGGCGCTGTTTGCTGGACCACCCACCGTGGAGCAG GTTCTTCCTGTGGCCACCGAGGATCAAATGAACCCCTTCCTAGCCAACCTGAGCGAGATGGGCTTCTGCGACCGGCACCTTAACCTCAGGCTGCTACGGAAACACAACTGTGATATGTCCCAAGTTGTCACTGAGTTGCTGCAACTGAGTCACAGCGATTGGTACGAAAACCAGTATTGA
- the NBR1 gene encoding next to BRCA1 gene 1 protein isoform X3 — MDPQVNLSVTFQGDTQSFLVSDSSNTTWADVEAMVKVSFELNDIQIKYLDEDQDEVSVNTAEEYEEALKIAVKQGNRLQMNVYQISAPLGMPSQQAPEKAEKTQSPRDGRKPLAHYSMLARTLAQDRDTGREDERRQSEQHPSEAPPEWFTSYLERFREQVVQETVEMLEQKLSEKLLLSGQLPSSLSSTTPHTPASPSVQGNPFDWLLSCSNCQASIVGIRYQCSVCPSYSICESCETGTYAHDPNHVLLKLRKPVLCISETYNLGQFAPRFATLEQARLQKQMDKRFLKAEKQRLRAEKKQRKAEVRELKKQLKLHRKIHLWNSVHALENAGLTAAKSESLQPNTLLPLQGCPVIVPTLSAAFVDENLPDGTRLQPRTTFIKHWRMRNTGNMEWSSDTKLKFMWGNLTLVSLDKKDVLVPSLLPGQEGVVSVEFVAPPVEGTYTSHWRLSHRGEQFGPRIWCSIVVDPSSNADCPENSKLVSTFFQKGSSHCKKEERPSKFKGQTLQTADGATTGGVAGRAAPPKLKSILSAREFYIPSVDLLTAQDLLSFELLDINIVQELEQVPHNAPGDAQAGKGKAENPANSEEGEEDMSGTQFVCETVIRSLTLDAAPDHRPPQRKESLQSSLQALHDNAHCSPNKDPVRIENVPSPTPQEPESKNQGMEVAQEPEFEELLLQDGGESSDGETEDDAKDEVCSQASSTSSEDYIIILPECFDTSRPLGESMYSSALSQPSLEKVAEASASTAGENQPSTHSINDMLTTSQTLDEVPLTPQILEPPPARSLAPPQNQNSSSQETSVPSGEDASWWVPDQTREVVQGADVAEALPAGNVNSTPTCPEFSRHTHGNSLAGDLVKGALSVAASAYKALFAGPPTVEQVLPVATEDQMNPFLANLSEMGFCDRHLNLRLLRKHNCDMSQVVTELLQLSHSDWYENQY; from the exons AGGAATACGAAGAAGCTCTTAAG ATTGCAGTGAAACAAGGCAATCGGCTACAGATGAATGTTTATCAAATAAGCGCTCCTCTGGGCATGCCTTCACAGCAAGCCCCCGAGAAGGCTGAGAAAACCCAGAGTCCCAGAGATGGGAGGAAGCCCCTTGCCCACTATTCCATGCTTGCTCGGACCTTGGCTCAGGACAGAGATACTGGAAGAGAGGATGAGAGGAGACAG AGCGAGCAGCATCCCAGTGAGGCCCCTCCTGAGTGGTTCACCAGCTATTTGGAAAGG TTCCGGGAGCAAGTGGTTCAAGAGACTGTAGAAATGCTTGAACAGAAGCTGAGCGAGAAGCTCCTCCTTTCTGGCCAGCTCCCCAGCTCCTTGAGCAgcaccacaccccacacccctgcGAGCCCCTCTGTGCAAGGAAACCCCTTTGACTGGCTTCTCTCCTGCAGTAACTGTCAGGCCTCCATCGTGGGTATTCGCTACCAGTGCAG TGTGTGCCCATCCTATAGCATCTGTGAATCATGTGAAACAGGGACGTATGCCCATGACCCTAACCATGTACTTTTGAAGCTGCGGAAGCCAGTATTGTGTATCTCAGAGACGTATAATCTTGGGCAGTTTGCTCCTCGCTTCGCCACTCTGGAACAAGCCAG GCTTCAGAAACAGATGGACAAGCGCTTTCTGAAGGCGGAGAAGCAGCGCTTGCGAGCAGAGAAGAAGCAACGCAAAGCTGAGGTGCGGGAACTCAAGAAGCAGCTGAAGCTGCACCGGAAGATCCATCTGTGGAACTCTGTCCATGCTCTGGAAAATGCTGGCTTGACAGCTGCCAAATCGGAGAGCCTGCAGCCCAATACACTTCT TCCTCTCCAGGGCTGCCCAGTCATTGTCCCAACGCTGAGTGCTGCCTTTGTGGATGAGAATCTTCCTGACGGAACTCGCCTGCAGCCAAGGACGACCTTCATCAAACATTGGCGCATGAGGAACACTGGCAACATGGAGTGGAGCTCTGACACTAAG CTGAAATTCATGTGGGGGAACTTAACTCTGGTGTCCTTGGACAAGAAGGatgtccttgtgccctccctgcTGCCTGGGCAAGAGGGTGTTGTCTCTGTGGAGTTTGTAGCTCCTCCAGTGGAAGGAACCTACACATCTCATTGGCGGTTATCGCACAGAGGGGAGCAGTTTGGGCCCAGGATCTGGTGCAGCATTGTTGTAGACCCCTCCTCCAACGCAGACTGCCCAGAGAATAGCAAACTGGTGTCCACTTTCTTCCAGAAGGGCAGTTCCCATTGTAAGAAAGAG GAAAGACCCTCAAAGTTCAAGGGACAAACTCTGCAAACTGCTGATGGTGCCACAACGGGAGGTGTGGCCGGCCGGGCTGCTCCACCAAAGCTGAAGAGCATCCTCAGTGCTAGAGAGTTCTACATCCCATCAGTTGACCTGCTCACAGCTCAG GATCTGCTCTCCTTTGAACTGCTGGACATTAACATAGTGCAGGAACTGGAGCAGGTTCCACACAACGCTCCTGGAG ATGCCCAGGCAGGGAAAGGGAAGGCTGAGAATCCAGCTAActcagaggaaggagaggaagacatGAGTGGGACCCAGTTTGTTTGTGAAACGGTAATTCGTTCTCTCACCTTGGATGCTGCACCTGACCACAGGCCCCCACAGAGGAAGGAATCGTTGCAGA GTTCTCTACAAGCACTACATGACAATGCCCACTGCAGCCCAAACAAGGACCCCGTTAGGATAGAAAATGTTCCTTCTCCAACACCACAGGAACCAGAGTCCAAGAATCAAGGCATGGAGGTGGCCCAAGAACCTGAGTTTG AGGAACTCCTGCTGCAAGACGGGGGGGAATCGAGTGATGGAGAGACCGAGGATGATGCCAAGGATGAAGTCTGTAGCCAAGCATCCTCTACCTCCTCTGAAGATTACATCATCATCCTCCCAGAGTGTTTTGACACCAGCCGCCCTCTGGGCGAGTCTATGTACAgttctgctctctctcagcccaGCTTGGAAAAAGTGGCCGAGGCCTCGGCAAGTACTGCGGGAGAGAACCAACCCTCAACTCATAGTATCAACGACATGCTAACCACCTCACAGACACTGGATGAGGTGCCTCTGACCCCTCAGATCCTGGAACCACCGCCTGCAAG ATCTCTGGCCCCTCCCCAAAACCAAAACAGCAGCTCCCAAGAAACAAGTGTTCCCAGTGGAGAGGACGCCTCTTGGTGGGTTCCAGACCAAACCAGAGAAG TGGTCCAAGGAGCAGATGTTGCTGAAGCTCTGCCTGCAGGGAATGTAAATAGCACACCAACATGTCCAGAATTCTCCAG GCACACCCATGGGAACAGCCTTGCCGGAGACCTTGTGAAAGGGGCCTTGTCAGTGGCTGCCTCTGCTTACAAGGCGCTGTTTGCTGGACCACCCACCGTGGAGCAG GTTCTTCCTGTGGCCACCGAGGATCAAATGAACCCCTTCCTAGCCAACCTGAGCGAGATGGGCTTCTGCGACCGGCACCTTAACCTCAGGCTGCTACGGAAACACAACTGTGATATGTCCCAAGTTGTCACTGAGTTGCTGCAACTGAGTCACAGCGATTGGTACGAAAACCAGTATTGA
- the NBR1 gene encoding next to BRCA1 gene 1 protein isoform X2, whose product MDPQVNLSVTFQGDTQSFLVSDSSNTTWADVEAMVKVSFELNDIQIKYLDEDQDEVSVNTAEEYEEALKIAVKQGNRLQMNVYQISAPLGMPSQQAPEKAEKTQSPRDGRKPLAHYSMLARTLAQDRDTGREDERRQSPQSEQHPSEAPPEWFTSYLERFREQVVQETVEMLEQKLSEKLLLSGQLPSSLSSTTPHTPASPSVQGNPFDWLLSCSNCQASIVGIRYQCSVCPSYSICESCETGTYAHDPNHVLLKLRKPVLCISETYNLGQFAPRFATLEQARLQKQMDKRFLKAEKQRLRAEKKQRKAEVRELKKQLKLHRKIHLWNSVHALENAGLTAAKSESLQPNTLLPLQGCPVIVPTLSAAFVDENLPDGTRLQPRTTFIKHWRMRNTGNMEWSSDTKLKFMWGNLTLVSLDKKDVLVPSLLPGQEGVVSVEFVAPPVEGTYTSHWRLSHRGEQFGPRIWCSIVVDPSSNADCPENSKLVSTFFQKGSSHCKKEERPSKFKGQTLQTADGATTGGVAGRAAPPKLKSILSAREFYIPSVDLLTAQDLLSFELLDINIVQELEQVPHNAPGDAQAGKGKAENPANSEEGEEDMSGTQFVCETVIRSLTLDAAPDHRPPQRKESLQSSLQALHDNAHCSPNKDPVRIENVPSPTPQEPESKNQGMEVAQEPEFEELLLQDGGESSDGETEDDAKDEVCSQASSTSSEDYIIILPECFDTSRPLGESMYSSALSQPSLEKVAEASASTAGENQPSTHSINDMLTTSQTLDEVPLTPQILEPPPARSLAPPQNQNSSSQETSVPSGEDASWWVPDQTREVVQGADVAEALPAGNVNSTPTCPEFSRHTHGNSLAGDLVKGALSVAASAYKALFAGPPTVEQVLPVATEDQMNPFLANLSEMGFCDRHLNLRLLRKHNCDMSQVVTELLQLSHSDWYENQY is encoded by the exons AGGAATACGAAGAAGCTCTTAAG ATTGCAGTGAAACAAGGCAATCGGCTACAGATGAATGTTTATCAAATAAGCGCTCCTCTGGGCATGCCTTCACAGCAAGCCCCCGAGAAGGCTGAGAAAACCCAGAGTCCCAGAGATGGGAGGAAGCCCCTTGCCCACTATTCCATGCTTGCTCGGACCTTGGCTCAGGACAGAGATACTGGAAGAGAGGATGAGAGGAGACAG tcTCCCCAGAGCGAGCAGCATCCCAGTGAGGCCCCTCCTGAGTGGTTCACCAGCTATTTGGAAAGG TTCCGGGAGCAAGTGGTTCAAGAGACTGTAGAAATGCTTGAACAGAAGCTGAGCGAGAAGCTCCTCCTTTCTGGCCAGCTCCCCAGCTCCTTGAGCAgcaccacaccccacacccctgcGAGCCCCTCTGTGCAAGGAAACCCCTTTGACTGGCTTCTCTCCTGCAGTAACTGTCAGGCCTCCATCGTGGGTATTCGCTACCAGTGCAG TGTGTGCCCATCCTATAGCATCTGTGAATCATGTGAAACAGGGACGTATGCCCATGACCCTAACCATGTACTTTTGAAGCTGCGGAAGCCAGTATTGTGTATCTCAGAGACGTATAATCTTGGGCAGTTTGCTCCTCGCTTCGCCACTCTGGAACAAGCCAG GCTTCAGAAACAGATGGACAAGCGCTTTCTGAAGGCGGAGAAGCAGCGCTTGCGAGCAGAGAAGAAGCAACGCAAAGCTGAGGTGCGGGAACTCAAGAAGCAGCTGAAGCTGCACCGGAAGATCCATCTGTGGAACTCTGTCCATGCTCTGGAAAATGCTGGCTTGACAGCTGCCAAATCGGAGAGCCTGCAGCCCAATACACTTCT TCCTCTCCAGGGCTGCCCAGTCATTGTCCCAACGCTGAGTGCTGCCTTTGTGGATGAGAATCTTCCTGACGGAACTCGCCTGCAGCCAAGGACGACCTTCATCAAACATTGGCGCATGAGGAACACTGGCAACATGGAGTGGAGCTCTGACACTAAG CTGAAATTCATGTGGGGGAACTTAACTCTGGTGTCCTTGGACAAGAAGGatgtccttgtgccctccctgcTGCCTGGGCAAGAGGGTGTTGTCTCTGTGGAGTTTGTAGCTCCTCCAGTGGAAGGAACCTACACATCTCATTGGCGGTTATCGCACAGAGGGGAGCAGTTTGGGCCCAGGATCTGGTGCAGCATTGTTGTAGACCCCTCCTCCAACGCAGACTGCCCAGAGAATAGCAAACTGGTGTCCACTTTCTTCCAGAAGGGCAGTTCCCATTGTAAGAAAGAG GAAAGACCCTCAAAGTTCAAGGGACAAACTCTGCAAACTGCTGATGGTGCCACAACGGGAGGTGTGGCCGGCCGGGCTGCTCCACCAAAGCTGAAGAGCATCCTCAGTGCTAGAGAGTTCTACATCCCATCAGTTGACCTGCTCACAGCTCAG GATCTGCTCTCCTTTGAACTGCTGGACATTAACATAGTGCAGGAACTGGAGCAGGTTCCACACAACGCTCCTGGAG ATGCCCAGGCAGGGAAAGGGAAGGCTGAGAATCCAGCTAActcagaggaaggagaggaagacatGAGTGGGACCCAGTTTGTTTGTGAAACGGTAATTCGTTCTCTCACCTTGGATGCTGCACCTGACCACAGGCCCCCACAGAGGAAGGAATCGTTGCAGA GTTCTCTACAAGCACTACATGACAATGCCCACTGCAGCCCAAACAAGGACCCCGTTAGGATAGAAAATGTTCCTTCTCCAACACCACAGGAACCAGAGTCCAAGAATCAAGGCATGGAGGTGGCCCAAGAACCTGAGTTTG AGGAACTCCTGCTGCAAGACGGGGGGGAATCGAGTGATGGAGAGACCGAGGATGATGCCAAGGATGAAGTCTGTAGCCAAGCATCCTCTACCTCCTCTGAAGATTACATCATCATCCTCCCAGAGTGTTTTGACACCAGCCGCCCTCTGGGCGAGTCTATGTACAgttctgctctctctcagcccaGCTTGGAAAAAGTGGCCGAGGCCTCGGCAAGTACTGCGGGAGAGAACCAACCCTCAACTCATAGTATCAACGACATGCTAACCACCTCACAGACACTGGATGAGGTGCCTCTGACCCCTCAGATCCTGGAACCACCGCCTGCAAG ATCTCTGGCCCCTCCCCAAAACCAAAACAGCAGCTCCCAAGAAACAAGTGTTCCCAGTGGAGAGGACGCCTCTTGGTGGGTTCCAGACCAAACCAGAGAAG TGGTCCAAGGAGCAGATGTTGCTGAAGCTCTGCCTGCAGGGAATGTAAATAGCACACCAACATGTCCAGAATTCTCCAG GCACACCCATGGGAACAGCCTTGCCGGAGACCTTGTGAAAGGGGCCTTGTCAGTGGCTGCCTCTGCTTACAAGGCGCTGTTTGCTGGACCACCCACCGTGGAGCAG GTTCTTCCTGTGGCCACCGAGGATCAAATGAACCCCTTCCTAGCCAACCTGAGCGAGATGGGCTTCTGCGACCGGCACCTTAACCTCAGGCTGCTACGGAAACACAACTGTGATATGTCCCAAGTTGTCACTGAGTTGCTGCAACTGAGTCACAGCGATTGGTACGAAAACCAGTATTGA
- the TMEM106A gene encoding transmembrane protein 106A: MDRVLSWLRKLCGKEEAEEGKGERDSLREKSSGEEDEAPYYGTINGGNAAEVSCAPCVGVASRGSVTCPTCQGTGRIPREQEQQLVALIPYGDQRLKPRRTKLYVCLTVAICLLMTGLMMYFLFPRSIAVVPAGLNFSSISFDNSTYSITLNMTNMLNVTNNNFYTVHVSQLAIEVLHKALVIGKNTVMTKLDIRPLHGAQMHYSVSSKIMDNNTYNICTWSRIKVHNVLLHIQGTVTCSYLAHSEQLAFENYQYVDCRGNVMHPGMSGFSCSP, translated from the exons ATGGACAGAGTCCTCTCGTGGCTGAGGAAACTCTGCGGCAAGGAAGAGGccgaagaagggaaaggagaacgcgACTCGCTACGGGAGAAAAGTTCGGGTGAGGAGGATGAAGCACCCTATTATGGCACCATCAACGGAGGCAATGCTGCGGAGGTGTCCTGTGCTCCTTGTGTTGGCGTTGCCAGCCGTGGCTCCGTCACCTGCCCTACGTGCCAGGGCACCGGAAGGATCCCCCGAG AGCAAGAACAGCAGCTGGTGGCCCTCATTCCATACGGAGACCAGCGGCTCAAGCCCAGGCGAAC GAAGCTGTACGTatgtctcacagtggccatctgCCTGCTGATGACGGGCCTCATGATGTATTTCCTGTTTCCACGCTCCATTGCGGTGGTCCCTGCCGGACTGAATTTCTCATCTATATCCTTTGACAATTCTACTTACAGTATCACCCTTAATATGACT aATATGCTGAATGTGACAAACAACAACTTTTACACTGTGCATGTGTCTCAGCTCGCTATCGAAGTCTTGCACAAGGCACTGGTGATTGGGAAAAACACTGTGATGACAAAGCTGGACATCAGACCTTTGCATGGGGCTCAG ATGCATTACAGTGTCTCGAGTAAAATCATGGATAATAACACTTA CAACATTTGCACATGGTCCAGAATAAAAGTTCACAATGTTCTCCTGCACATACA ggGTACTGTGACTTGCTCTTACCTTGCTCACTCGGAGCAGTTGGCCTTTGAAAACTACCAGTATGTGGACTGCAGAGGTAATGTCATGCATCCCGGGATGTCCGGTTTCTCCTGTTCCCCATAG